The following DNA comes from Streptomyces sp. NBC_00273.
CTGCCGGGCGTGCCGGCGCTTGAGGGAGGCGTACAGGTCGTGCGCCACGGAGGCCGAGGAGGCCAGGGTGATCCCGGCGACCACGGCCAGGATGGTGGCGAAGGCGATGGCGGCGACGAAGGCGAACAGCACCGCGCCCCCGGTGGTGTCGGCGCCCCCGCCGAGGAAGGCCGCCAGCAGCGGAACGGCCGTGTTCCCGGAGGCGTTGGAGGCCCGTACCTCGTCCGGTCCCACCAGCGCGGCCGCCCCGAAGCCGAGCACGATCGTCATCAGGTAGAAGCCGCCGATCAGCGCGATCGCCCACACCACCGAGCGGCGGGCCGACCGGGCGGTGGGCACGGTGTAGAACCGCGACAGGATGTGCGGCAGCCCGGCGGTCCCGAGGACCAGCGCGAGACCGAGGCTCATGAAGTCGATGCGGGCGGTCCAGCCCCCGCCGTACTTGAGGCCGGGGCCCAGGAACGCCCGGCCGTGCCCGCTGCGGTCGGCGGCGCTGGTGAGCAACTGGTCGAAGTTCCCGTGGAAGCGCAGCAGCACGAGCACGGTCAGGGTGATCGCGCCGCCCATCAGCAGCACGGCCTTCACGATCTGGATCCAGGTGGTGGCCCGCATCCCGCCGAAGGACACGTAGACCACCATCAGCGCGCCCACCCCCACCACGGTGAGGGTGCGGGCGACGGCGCCCGAATTCCCCAACAGCAGGCCGACCAGACTGCCCGCGCCGACCATCTGCGCGATGAGGTAGAGGACGGAGACGACGACCGAGGAGGTGCCGGCCGCGATCCGGACCGGACGTTCGCTCATCCGGGCGGCGACCACGTCGGCAAGGGTGAAGCGCCCGCAGTTGCGGACCAGTTCGGCGACGAGGAACAGCACGACGAGCCAGGCCACGAGGAAGCCCACCGAGTACAGCAGCCCGTCGTAGCCGAACAGGGCGATCAGGCCGGAGATGCCGAGGAACGAGGCCGCGGACATGTAGTCGCCCGCGATGGCGAATCCGTTCTCCATCGGGGAGAACAATCGCCCGCCCGCGTAGAACTCCTCGGCCGACCCGTGCCGGTTCCGGCTGACCCAGGTGGTGATGCCGAGGGTCACCGCGATGAAGAGGCTGAACAGGATCAGCGCGAGGGTCTGGTGCTCGGTGGTCACCGGCCGGCCCTCCTCGCCCGGGTCCGCTCGGCGCCGTGCTCCTGCTCGAAGACGGTCCAGCGCAGATCGAGCGCGGCCCGGTCCCGGCGCAGCCGCGCGTGCCGGGCGTAGGCCCAGGTCAGCAGGAAGGTGCTGAGGAACTGGCCGAGTCCCGCCAGCATGGCCACGTTGACCGCGCCCGCCACGGGCCGGGCCATCAGGCCGGGCGCGGCGGTGGCGGCGACCACGTAGGCGACGTACCAGAGGAAGAACCCGGCGGTGGCGGGGACGACGAACCTGCGGTAGCGGGTGCGCACCTCCTGGAAGGCGGCGCTGCGCTGCACTTCGAGGTAGATCTCGGATGCTCCGGGCGCGGGGCGTCCGCCCACGGGAACCGGGGCCGGCTGGGACGTTTCCTCACCCTCGCCCCACCCGACGGCCAGCGCGTCGTACCAGGGGTCGTCCAACCGGATCGTTCCGGTATCACGACCTTCGTGCTTGTCCACCGAACTCTCCTTGTCCGCTGCCGCAGTGGCCGCGTGCCCACAAGGATGTGCGGAATGGGGCTTTCCGGACTGGTGTACCGGCGCTCTTCACTCCAACAGGTGATGGAGCGAAGAGCGCCGGTGTGCCGTGGTGCGTTCGGGGTCAGTGCCCGCCGGGGTCCGGCGGCACCCGGATCAGGCGTCGATGCGCGAGCGGTCCAGGGTCGCCGCGGAGCTCGTGATGAACTCCTTGCGCGGGGCCACCTCATTGCCCATGAGCAGGTCGAAGACCTGCTCGGCCGAGTCCAGGTCGCCGATGTTGATCCGGCGCAGGGTGCGGTGGCGGGGGTCCATGGTGGTCTCCGCCAGCTGGTCCGCGTCCATCTCGCCGAGACCCTTGTAGCGCTGGATCGAGTCCTTGTACCGGACGTTCTTGCGCTGGTACTCCAGCAGGGTCTGGCGCAGCTCGTTGTCCGAGTACGTGTAGACGTACTTGTCCTGGCCCTTCTTCGGCTGGACCAGCTCGATCCGGTGCAGCGGCGGCACGGCCGCGAAGACCCGGCCGGCCTCGACCATCGGCCGCATGTACCGCTGGAAGAGCGTGAGCAGCAGGCAGCGGATGTGCGCGCCGTCGACGTCGGCGTCCACGAGCAGCACGATCTTGCCGTACCGCGCGGCGTCGATGTCGAAGGTCCGGCCCGAGCCGGCTCCTATGACCTGGATGATCGCCCCGCACTCGGCGTTCTTGAGCATGTCCGAGATCGAGGACTTCTGGACGTTGAGGATCTTGCCGCGGATGGGCAGGAGCGCCTGGAACTCCGAGTTCCGGGCGAGCTTCGCGGTACCGAGGGCGGAGTCGCCCTCGACGATGAAGAGCTCGCTGCGGTCCACGTCGTCGCTGCGGCAGTCGGCCAGCTTGGCGGGGAGCGAGGAGGTCTCCAGCGCCGTCTTGCGACGCTGCGCCTCCTTGTGCTGACGGGCCGCGATCCTGGTCCGGGCCGCCGCGACGATCTTCTCCATCACGGCGCGGGCCTGCTGCTTGTCGTCGCGCTTGGTGGAGGTCAGGAATGCCTTGAGCTCCTTGGCGACCACGGCGGCGACGATCCGGGTGGCCGCGGAGGTGCCGAGCACCTCCTTGGTCTGGCCCTCGAACTGCGGCTCGGCGAGCCGGACGGTGACGACGGCCGTCATGCCCTCCATCGCGTCGTCCTTGACCACGTCATCCTCGGCGACGCGCAGCAGCTTGGCCGAGCGCAGCACCTCGTTGACGGTCTTGGCCACGGAGCGTTCGAAGCCGGTGACGTGGGTGCCGCCCTTGGGGGTGGCGATGATGTTCACGAAGGACTTGACGCCGGTCTCGTACCCCGTGCCCCAGCGCAGGGCGATGTCCACGCCGAGCTCGCGGGTGACCTCGGTCGGGGTCATGTGGCCGCGGTCGTCGAGGACCGGGACGGTCTCCTTGAAGGTGCCCGATCCGGTCAGCCGCAGCACGTCGCAGACGGCCTTGTCCTGGGCGAGGTACTCGCAGAACTCGCTGATGCCGCCGTCGAAGCGGAAGGTCTCCTCGGTCTTGCCGGCCCCGTCGATGCCGCGCTCGTCGCGGACGACCAGGGTCAGGCCGGGGACGAGGAAGGCGGTCTGGCGGGCACGCTGGTAGAGCGTCTCCAGGTTGAGCCGGGCGTCCTTGAGGAAGATCTGGCGGTCGGCCCAGTAACGGACCCGGGTGCCGGTCTTGCCCTTGGCGACCCGCTTGACCTTGCGGAGGCCGTTGGCGGGGTCGAAGGGGCTGTCGGGGCCCTGCTCGGTGAACATGCCCGGGACGCCGCGCCGGAAGCTGATGGCGTGGGTCGAGCTGTTGCGGTCGACCTCGACGTCAAGACGGGCGGAGAGGGCGTTGACCACGGAGGCGCCGACGCCGTGCAGGCCGCCGGAGGCCGCGTACGAGCCACCGCCGAACTTGCCGCCGGCGTGCAGCTTGGTCATGACGACCTCGATGCCTGACAGGCCGGTCTTGGGCTCGACGTCCACGGGGATGCCGCGGCCGTTGTCGCGGACCTCGACGGAGGCGTCCTCGTGGAGGATCACCTCGATGTGGTCGCAGTAGCCGCCCAGGGCCTCGTCGACGGAATTGTCGATGATCTCCCACAGGCAGTGCATGAGGCCCCGGCTGTCGGTGGAGCCGATATACATGCCGGGGCGCTTGCGGACGGCCTCCAGCCCTTCGAGGACGAGCAGGTGCCGCGCGGTGTAGTTGGAACCGTCCCGGTCTGCTCCGGACAGCAGCGCGCTGGAAGGCACGGACGTGTCGGCGGTCACGCAGTTCGCTCCTCGCTGAATTTCTTTTCTGGCCCGGTCGGGCGCAGGGGTGGCTCGGGTGCCGCTCGAAGGGTACCGAGGCCAGGTAGAGCCGATGCAACGCCACCCTCGCCCATTCTTCAGCCTAGTCCAGATCCGTACGGATGTTCGATCCCCCGCGCGGGTGAAGGAAACATCACGTTCCCTTCCGCGCATGAACCATTTAGGGTTCGGGCACGTCCTCATGAACAACCTGGCACTCACGCCGGGGGAGGATGGAACTGCAACAAGCGCACGACTGACAACGCGAAACCGTAAAGCAACGCAATACGGCTCCTTCGCCGCCAACCGGCAACAGCCGGCCAGCTTCGGAAGGAAGTTTCGAGGAAAAGCCGCGAGCGGGAACGTTTTCGGCCTGGTTGGATGTTGACCCTGGTACGACAGCTCGTCGAGCTAGAGAAGAGGCGACGTGACTACTGTTCTGACACCCGCGACCCCGCTGACGGCCGCTGACCGATGCGACCGTTGCGGCGCCCAGGCATATCTGCGCGTCGTCCTGCTGAGCGGCGGTGAACTGCTCTTCTGCGCCCACCACGGGCGCAAGTTCGAGCCGGAACTCAAGAAGATCGCCGCGGAAATACAGGATGAGACCGAGCGGCTCACGTCCGCTCCGGCTGCCCATGCCGAACCCGAGGACCGCTGACACAGGCCTATACCTCGCATCCGACGAGCCAGGACCGGCTAGGCCGGTCGACGGGCGGCACTCCTGAGACCCAGGGGTGCCGCCCGTCCTCACGTCCGCGACCCCTCAGCTAGGGCGTGCGACGCCCCTGTACGGGCCCTGAGTGGGGCCCAGAGGCCCCGTGGGCACCCCATCCGATGCCCTGGACCTCGCCGGGCTGCGCGCCCGTCTCCGGGGCCAGCACGAAGTCGACCAACGGGGCGACGCGCGTGTAGACGCCGGGGCTGTCGGCACGCCCGCAGCCCCGGCCCCACGAGACCAGCCCGATGAGCCGGCCCTGCGCCACCAGCGGCCCGCCGCTGTCCCCCTGGCAGGCGTCCTTGCCGCCGCCGCCGTCCCCCGCGCACACCATGGACGCCGCGCGGTACTGCCCGTCCGCGTCCCCGGGGTAGGCGCGCTCGCAGACCTCGTCCGCGAACACCGTCACCCCGGCGGCACGCAGCCCGTACGCGTAGTCACCAAAGCCGCTCGTGTCGCCCCAGCCGTACACCGCCGCCCCGGTCCCCGCCGCGTAGGCGGAATGCCCCGCCCCGGCCATGGGCAGCACGTAGTGGGCCGGTACGGACTCGGCCAGCTCCAGAACGGCGAGGTCCCCGGCATTGCTCGCCGGGTCGTAGGCCGGGTTCACCCTCGCCCCGCGCACCGCGATCTCCCGGCCCTCGGCCGCCCGGAGCTCCGTACGCCCGGCGATCACCCGGAAGTCGGCCACCGACTCGACCGGGCCTCCCAGCACCTGGCTGCCCAGGCAGTGCGCCGCCGTCAGCACCCTGGTCGGGGACACGACCACACCGCCGCAGAACTGCCCGCCCCGCGTACCCCCGAACCGGTCACGGCTGGCGAGGGCGACGACCCAGGGGCTGTCGGCCACCTTCACCGGCTTCCCGCCGATCACCACGCTGTCCGCGGCCGCCTGTGGCACCTGGGCGAACGGCGCCGCGGCCGCTCCCGCCGCCAGGGTCAGCGCTCCCGCCAGAGCACGGGCAAAGGGACGACGCATGAGGCCTCCTGACTCCGAGTGTTCATGACTCCACCCAGAGTGGGTCGCCCGGTGGCCGAGCGCACCCGCGCGGCCACCGTCGTCCTGTCGTCCCCATCGGCTTTCGACGGCGCCCGGCGCCGCCGAAAGCCGCCCGGTCAGTCCAGGTAGTCGCGCAGCACCTGGGAGCGGGACGGGTGCCGGAGCTTCGACATCGTCTTCGACTCGATCTGGCGGATCCGCTCGCGCGTGACCCCGTAGACCTTGCCGATCTCGTCGAGGGTCTTGGGCTGGCCGTCCGTGAGGCCGAAGCGCATCGAGACCACGCCGGCCTCGCGCTCGCTCAGGGTGTCGAGCACCGAGTGCAACTGCTCCTGCAGCAGCGTGAAGCTCACCGCATCGGCCGGGACGACCGCCTCGGAGTCCTCGATGAGGTCACCGAACTCGCTGTCGCCGTCCTCACCGAGCGGCGTGTGCAGGGAGATCGGCTCGCGTCCGTACTTCTGGACCTCGATGACCTTCTCGGGGGTCATGTCGAGTTCCTTGGCCAGCTCCTCCGGGGTGGGCTCGCGGCCCAGGTCCTGGAGCATCTGGCGCTGGACGCGGGCGAGCTTGTTGATGACCTCGACCATGTGCACCGGGATGCGGATGGTCCGTGCCTGGTCGGCCATGGCACGCGTGATCGCCTGCCGGATCCACCACGTGGCATAGGTCGAGAACTTGTAGCCCTTGGTGTAGTCGAACTTCTCGACCGCGCGGATCAGACCCAGGTTGCCCTCCTGGATCAGGTCCAGGAAGAGCATGCCGCGGCCCGTGTAGCGCTTGGCGAGGGAGACCACGAGACGGAGGTTGGCCTCCAGCAGGTGGTTCTTCGCGCGGCGTCCGTCCTCGGCGATGATCTCCAGCTCGCGCTTGAGCTTGGGCGCCAGCTTGTCGGAGTTCGCCAGCTTGTCCTCGGCGAACAGACCCGCCTCGATGCGCTTGGCGAGCTCCACCTCCTGCTCGGCGTTGAGGAGGGGGACCTTGCCGATCTGCTTGAGGTAGTCCTTGACCGGGTCGGCGGTGGCGCCGGCGACCACGACCTGCTGGGCGGGGGCGTCGTCCTCGTCGTCGGAGATGACGAAGCCCTTGTTCTCCCCGCCCTCCTCCTCTTCCTCGGCCTCGGCCTTGACGGCGTCAGGACCCTCGTCCGCGGTCTCGTCCTCGCCCGCCTCGTCCGCGTCCTTCTTGGAGGCGGTCTTCTTGGCCGCCGTCTTCTTGGCAGCGGTCTTCTTGGCGGGCGCGGCCTTCTTGGCGGCCGTCTTCTTCGCCGCGGTCTTCTTGGCGGCGGGCTCCGTTCCGGTCTCCCCCGCGAGCGCGTCCACGATCTCCGGGTCCGCCGCCCCGGCTGCCGGGACCGCGGTGGCCGCGGGCTGCGCTGCCGTCGTCCTGGCCGCCGTCTTCTTGACGGTCTCGGTGGCCGTCCGCTTGGCGGGGCTCTTGGCTGCGACGCTCTTGCGGGTGGTGCGCTTGGGCGACTCCGCGGCACTGACCATCAGCGTCACACCCTCTTCCTCGAGGATCTGGTTGAGGCTGCGCAGAACATTCTTCCACTGGGTCGCAGGAATCTGGTCAGCCTCGAAGGCCCGACGCACGTCATCGCCGGCGATCTGCCCCTCGGCCTTGCCCCGCTCGATGAGCGCCATCACAGACTCGGAATCGGCGATCTCCGGCGGGAGCGTACGGGATGTGCTGGCCGACACAAACAACCTCTCGGAACGATGGGAACGGCTTCCGACCCCGGGCCTGGTGGTGCTGGACCGGAGCCGACGACCACCGACCGGGGATGGGCCGGCGGCGCGGGCAGGGGCCGGGGAGCTGCACAGCACCCCCAAGGGCTGCTGTCTTCCCTCCGTCGGCCATCACCTCTTACGTCATCGCGTGACCTCGCAGAGCGTTACGCCCAATATTCGTGGCCCGAGTCACACCCCGTACGCACGAGTGCCGCTCCTGTGGTCGTACCCGGCGCTTCGCGCGTGCCGAAACGCCACGAAAGGGGCCTCACGCCGGTGTCGCCGGACCCGACCGGGCCCGGCGACACGTTCTGCACCCCCGCGCCCCCGCGCGTCCGCCCGTCAGTGCTCGCGCGGGGCGGGAACCACGCGCTCGACCTCCGGATGAACCGTCAGGAGCTGGCGCATGGCGTTCTCGGCGCCCGTCGCGTCACCCGCGGCAAGGGCCTCGACCATCCGCGCGTGGTGTGCGACGCAGGTCTCGCTCGGGCGGTCGCAGGCGGTGATCGGGCTGCCGGAGACCTGGAGGGCGGCGGTCACGATGCCGGAGAGGTGCTCCAGCATGCGGTTTCCGGCGACCTGGATGAGGAGCGCGTGGAATTCGTTGTCGGCGCGCGCGAAGGTGATCGCGTCGCCCTGGCCGAGGGCGTGGCCCATGATCTCGACCATGTCCGAGAGGCGCTGCTGGATGTCCGGCCGGCCGTGGCCGGCGGCGAGGCGGGCGGCGAGCGGCTCGATGGTCCAGCGGAGCTCGCCGAGCTCGCGGCGCTGGTCGTCGCGCTGGGGACCGAAGGCGCGCCATTCGATGATGTCGGGGTCGAGCAGGTTCCAGTCGGCGACGGGGCGGACCCGGGTGCCGACGTTGGGGCGGGCACTGACGAGGCCCTTGGCCTCCAGGACCCGCAGCGATTCGCGGACGACCGTGCGGGAGACCTCGAAGCGCTGGCCGATTTCCTCGGGGACCAGCGGGCGGTCCGCCCCGAGGTCGCCGGAAACGATCATCTGGCCGAGTTGTTGGACGAGTTGGCCGTGCAGTCCGCGTCCACGGCTGCCTGCCGCTCGGCGGCCGACGCGGCTCAACTCGACGTCGGCACCGTCCCAGTGGGGCGCTCCGACGCGGTCGGACCCGGGGGTCTCCGCGTAGGGGTAGCGGTCGAGTTCGCCCGGGCCGGCGAGGCCGGAGTCGGCGTGGCGGGCGGCGGTCATCATGGTGTGCGCAAGGGTACTCACGAATCCTTTGTCGGCCGTGCCTCCATGACCCTTGAGGTCTTTGGTGAAAAGCACACGAAAGGGTGATCGGTGCCACCTACGCAATTGACGACTTATCGTAAAGAACCAGACGTTTTGCGGGGAGTTGCGGTCCGCTTGACGTGACACGGACCGCAACGGTCCCGTCCGCGACTTCTCCCGAACCGGAACGATCACCAACGGACCCGGCTGCGCAGTCCGGTGAACCCATAGGCGCACAACAGGACCATCAGCGACAACAGCAGTGCGGTCCCGACGGGTTGGGCCATCACCCGGAGGGCCCCCACCAGTAGGCGGTCGACCTCCGGCGGCCACTGTCCCCAGGTCAGGCCGCGCAGGCGGGACCCGAGCCCGGTCGACGGGTACGCGGACGAGCCCTCCAGCGCCTTGCGCACCAGCGGAACCACCATCACCGGTACGGCGAGCACCGCGGCCAGTCCCGCGGTGGCGGACCGGAAGACACCGGAGGCCAGTACGCCGGCCCAGGAGCAGCCGACGAGCAGTCCGGCCCAACTCACGGCCGGGGAGAGCCACTCCACCGGGGTGCGCAGCGGACCGGTGTCGAAGACCAGCGCGAGGGCGGCGGCGTCGGCGGCCACCGTCAGAGCGCCCAGCAGCAGCGCGAGGGCGGCGCTGATGCCCAGCTTGGCGGTGAGCAGCCCCATCCGGCGGGGCACGGTGCCCCGGTCGGCGGCGAGTGCGGGGTAGCGGTACTCCTCACCGAAGGCCAGGGCGCCGAGCAGGCC
Coding sequences within:
- a CDS encoding solute symporter family protein, with translation MTTEHQTLALILFSLFIAVTLGITTWVSRNRHGSAEEFYAGGRLFSPMENGFAIAGDYMSAASFLGISGLIALFGYDGLLYSVGFLVAWLVVLFLVAELVRNCGRFTLADVVAARMSERPVRIAAGTSSVVVSVLYLIAQMVGAGSLVGLLLGNSGAVARTLTVVGVGALMVVYVSFGGMRATTWIQIVKAVLLMGGAITLTVLVLLRFHGNFDQLLTSAADRSGHGRAFLGPGLKYGGGWTARIDFMSLGLALVLGTAGLPHILSRFYTVPTARSARRSVVWAIALIGGFYLMTIVLGFGAAALVGPDEVRASNASGNTAVPLLAAFLGGGADTTGGAVLFAFVAAIAFATILAVVAGITLASSASVAHDLYASLKRRHARQRSEVAVARGAAVGIGAVAIALGLLAQDLNVAFLVGLAFAVAASANLPVLLYSLFWRGFTTRGAVWSVYGGLIPSVLLVLVSPVVSGSAESLFPGADFQYFPLQNPGIVSIPLGFLAGWLGTVTSGEEADEAKHAETEVRSLTGAGAV
- a CDS encoding DUF485 domain-containing protein, whose amino-acid sequence is MDKHEGRDTGTIRLDDPWYDALAVGWGEGEETSQPAPVPVGGRPAPGASEIYLEVQRSAAFQEVRTRYRRFVVPATAGFFLWYVAYVVAATAAPGLMARPVAGAVNVAMLAGLGQFLSTFLLTWAYARHARLRRDRAALDLRWTVFEQEHGAERTRARRAGR
- a CDS encoding DNA gyrase/topoisomerase IV subunit B, with amino-acid sequence MTADTSVPSSALLSGADRDGSNYTARHLLVLEGLEAVRKRPGMYIGSTDSRGLMHCLWEIIDNSVDEALGGYCDHIEVILHEDASVEVRDNGRGIPVDVEPKTGLSGIEVVMTKLHAGGKFGGGSYAASGGLHGVGASVVNALSARLDVEVDRNSSTHAISFRRGVPGMFTEQGPDSPFDPANGLRKVKRVAKGKTGTRVRYWADRQIFLKDARLNLETLYQRARQTAFLVPGLTLVVRDERGIDGAGKTEETFRFDGGISEFCEYLAQDKAVCDVLRLTGSGTFKETVPVLDDRGHMTPTEVTRELGVDIALRWGTGYETGVKSFVNIIATPKGGTHVTGFERSVAKTVNEVLRSAKLLRVAEDDVVKDDAMEGMTAVVTVRLAEPQFEGQTKEVLGTSAATRIVAAVVAKELKAFLTSTKRDDKQQARAVMEKIVAAARTRIAARQHKEAQRRKTALETSSLPAKLADCRSDDVDRSELFIVEGDSALGTAKLARNSEFQALLPIRGKILNVQKSSISDMLKNAECGAIIQVIGAGSGRTFDIDAARYGKIVLLVDADVDGAHIRCLLLTLFQRYMRPMVEAGRVFAAVPPLHRIELVQPKKGQDKYVYTYSDNELRQTLLEYQRKNVRYKDSIQRYKGLGEMDADQLAETTMDPRHRTLRRINIGDLDSAEQVFDLLMGNEVAPRKEFITSSAATLDRSRIDA
- a CDS encoding DUF7455 domain-containing protein translates to MTTVLTPATPLTAADRCDRCGAQAYLRVVLLSGGELLFCAHHGRKFEPELKKIAAEIQDETERLTSAPAAHAEPEDR
- a CDS encoding serine protease, producing MRRPFARALAGALTLAAGAAAAPFAQVPQAAADSVVIGGKPVKVADSPWVVALASRDRFGGTRGGQFCGGVVVSPTRVLTAAHCLGSQVLGGPVESVADFRVIAGRTELRAAEGREIAVRGARVNPAYDPASNAGDLAVLELAESVPAHYVLPMAGAGHSAYAAGTGAAVYGWGDTSGFGDYAYGLRAAGVTVFADEVCERAYPGDADGQYRAASMVCAGDGGGGKDACQGDSGGPLVAQGRLIGLVSWGRGCGRADSPGVYTRVAPLVDFVLAPETGAQPGEVQGIGWGAHGASGPHSGPVQGRRTP
- a CDS encoding RNA polymerase sigma factor, whose protein sequence is MFVSASTSRTLPPEIADSESVMALIERGKAEGQIAGDDVRRAFEADQIPATQWKNVLRSLNQILEEEGVTLMVSAAESPKRTTRKSVAAKSPAKRTATETVKKTAARTTAAQPAATAVPAAGAADPEIVDALAGETGTEPAAKKTAAKKTAAKKAAPAKKTAAKKTAAKKTASKKDADEAGEDETADEGPDAVKAEAEEEEEGGENKGFVISDDEDDAPAQQVVVAGATADPVKDYLKQIGKVPLLNAEQEVELAKRIEAGLFAEDKLANSDKLAPKLKRELEIIAEDGRRAKNHLLEANLRLVVSLAKRYTGRGMLFLDLIQEGNLGLIRAVEKFDYTKGYKFSTYATWWIRQAITRAMADQARTIRIPVHMVEVINKLARVQRQMLQDLGREPTPEELAKELDMTPEKVIEVQKYGREPISLHTPLGEDGDSEFGDLIEDSEAVVPADAVSFTLLQEQLHSVLDTLSEREAGVVSMRFGLTDGQPKTLDEIGKVYGVTRERIRQIESKTMSKLRHPSRSQVLRDYLD
- a CDS encoding FadR/GntR family transcriptional regulator: MSTLAHTMMTAARHADSGLAGPGELDRYPYAETPGSDRVGAPHWDGADVELSRVGRRAAGSRGRGLHGQLVQQLGQMIVSGDLGADRPLVPEEIGQRFEVSRTVVRESLRVLEAKGLVSARPNVGTRVRPVADWNLLDPDIIEWRAFGPQRDDQRRELGELRWTIEPLAARLAAGHGRPDIQQRLSDMVEIMGHALGQGDAITFARADNEFHALLIQVAGNRMLEHLSGIVTAALQVSGSPITACDRPSETCVAHHARMVEALAAGDATGAENAMRQLLTVHPEVERVVPAPREH